One genomic segment of Melospiza georgiana isolate bMelGeo1 chromosome 21, bMelGeo1.pri, whole genome shotgun sequence includes these proteins:
- the SYNGR2 gene encoding synaptogyrin-2, with translation MEGGGGAYGAAKAGGAFDLVRFVQQPQVVARIVSAVFALIVFACLVGDGYTNLSEDPALYCIFNHNEDACRYGIGIGVLAFLACIFFFMVDVYFPQISNATDRKYLVLADLGFSGLWTFLWFIGFCFLTNQWSWTRAEDVFLGADSARAAITFSFFSIFSWALLLTFAYKRYKMGVEDFAQSYADPSPGVPAPYSSYPNISHESYQQPPFTHTAEAPEGYQPPPVY, from the exons ATGGAGGGCGGCGGAGGCGCCTACGGGGCGGCCAAGGCCGGCGGTGCCTTCGACTTGGTGCGCTTCGTGCAGCAGCCGCAGGTGGTGGCGCGGATCGTCAGCGCG GTCTTCGCCCTGATCGTGTTCGCCTGCCTGGTCGGGGACGGCTACACGAACCTGTCCGAGGACCCGGCGCTCTACTGCATCTTCAACCACAACGAAGACGCCTGTCGCTACGGCATCGGCATCGGCGTCCTCGCCTTCCTCGCCTGCATCTTCTTCTTCATGGTGGACGTCTATTTCCCCCAGATCAGCAACGCTACGGACCGCAAGTACCTGGTCCTGGCCGACCTCGGCTTCTCAG GTCTCTGGACCTTCCTGTGGTTCATCGGCTTCTGTTTCTTGACCAACCAGTGGTCCTGGACACGGGCCGAGGATGTGTTCCTTGGAGCAGACTCTGCCCGCGCTGCCATCACCTTCAGCTTCTTCTCCATCTTCTCCTGG GCGCTCCTGCTCACCTTCGCTTACAAGAGGTACAAAATGGGGGTGGAGGACTTTGCTCAAAGCTACGCCGACCCCAGCCCGGGGGTTCCGGCTCCGTACTCCAGCTATCCCAACATCAGCCACGAGAGCTACCAGCAGCCGCCCTTCACGCACACGGCGGAGGCCCCGGAGGGCTACCAGCCTCCCCCGGTGTACTGA